CTTTTCGGGATATCGCCCCAGGAACTCTACACCCGGGACAGGCACGGCAAGCTTGTCGAGGCAAGGAGCGTCTTCTGTTTCTTCGCCGTGACGGAACTGGGCGTCAGACTGACGGACCTCGCCCTGCGCTTTTCGGTGACAGGACCCGCCATAGGTGCTGCCGTGAGAAGGGGAAGGGGCATCGCGGAGAGGAAGGGCTTGAGGCTCGTTTGAAAAAGTTATTTTCGTATTAACGAACGTCCCCCTGCGTCTCTAGTCGGAATCTGCGCAGAAGATCTACTGAATTTGTCATGGTTTCCCCTTCTTGTATCGAAAGATGGGGCTAGGTAGGAAACGTTCGTTCATGAGCAAATAACTCAATCCCCAGGCCCTTTTCGTCTAAGTTCCCCAAAACCTTGGAAGCAACCTGAAGCTATCAATTACGAGGCTTCCTTGCTACCGGTTATGAGGATCAATAGGTGCTGTTCGGCGTCTGCCAGATCAGAGCGAGCAAAGATGATTGCGGATGATGTACTAGTGCAATGTTATTCCTCTCCCCCGAAAATGTCAATAACAAGCAACTGGCTCAATGTCCTCTTTACTGTTCCCCGTACAATACAAACGGGGCCCAGAAGTACGGATGCGGATGTTCCGTCTTGATTTTGTTTCTCGCAAAGGCCAGAGCTTCTGCCTTCCCCGTCCCTTCTTTCAATTTTGAATAGAATGTGGTCATGAACTCAACGGTCTCCAGGGAAGCCACGGCCCAGAGAGACGATATTACGCTCCTTGCGCCGGCATGCTGAAAAGCTCGCGAAAAGTTCATTACGCCTTCCCCTTCCATAGCGTTGCCTCTCCCGGTAAAACACGCAGAGAGTACTACAAGGTCGGCATCGAGATCCAAGCTTAAGACCTTTGTCAGTGTGAGAAAGCCATTGTGCCCAGGCTTGTTTTCTACCTGACCAAGAAGCAAGAAGGGTTCGTTGATACCCTGTACTTTACCTGCTAGGTCTGCATGGGTCGCAAAGTGAAGATAACGGTAATCTCTTAATGGAACGTTGCAGAATCCGGTCTCATTTGCATTTAGATTCAGCAAGATGTCCGGGGGCCGTAAGGGCACCCCGTAGAAGCCGGCAATCCTATTGACCTCTGTTGCCGTCTCGGGAAGCCGGGGATACTCCAGTTCCTTTCCGGCCTTGTCATCTTCGGTTGTTTTCCCCCAGTCTTTGTGTTTTGCCAGCTCCCGGAATGAAGCTTTCTCGTTCTTTGTGCTTTCAGAGGGCTCAATAGAAGGCAGTCCTTTCTTGAAAGCCACATATCTTCTGTCGTCAACGCTATAGATTGGGTCACCCAATGCAAATAGGATCTTGCGGGCTGCACTCGGACGCAACATGCGGTTCAGTGCAAGTATTGATGCCGATTGAAAGTAGATAATCCTGTGACGGTCCCCGACATAAGCGATGCTCTTCCCATCGGTGGACGGTTCGATTGCCAGAGCCTCGAACGGCAACAATCCCAAAACGCCATCCGGAACAATAATGATACTGTTGCCTCGAGAGATGTCTCCAAGCGGTTTTTCCAGTAAGGCCCCATAAAGTCGTTTCCCACACGATAGTAACTCGCCCCGCGTGGAGTTGGGGTCTTGTAGGAGACGGACGTACTTGTTCACCATTCTCTCAATCTCTTCCTTCCCCATCTCGATTTTGTAGATGCTTTCGAGGCCGCCTCTTTTCACTTTGAAAAGGTATGTTGCATCGTCATCAATGACGTATTCCAGAAGAGTCTCGTCTTGTTTTAGTGGTATTGCTTCCGGAGGGACAGGTTTCGGATAGTGCAGGGCGGCGTATCTGGGATACTTCGCTCTGATCTCGCTAATCAAGGCATTGAGCTCCTCGTTGATCATCTTCTTCCTCTTAACGAGATCAAGGTAATCTTTCTGGTTTCGCTTCTTGTAGACTCCTTCCCATTCGTTCTGTATGCTGGAAAGCTGATTCAGAAGCCTTGCTTCCCGCAACTTTAGATCGTCGGAAAGACCGATTGAGTCATGTTGCGCGGATGACGCGGCCATATCCTCCAGAAGACTCCTTGCCTTAGTCGATTCGGCAAAGTAAAAAGCGGCAGACGCCAGGGTTGTTCCGTATGGCAAGAAGTCCGGTTCCATGGTGTCACCCTTCAGAGCTCCTTCGCACAGGACGGCAACCAAAGATTTGAAGGCACGGATATGACTTCCAGCAAACCCAGCGGCAAAAAAGCCCTCCTTTTCTTTCAATCCTCCTCTTATTTCCTCGGACACGTTCACAGCTTTGAGGAATTCGGTCGAGGCGGCCTTCAGCAAGTTCTTTCCTCTTAAGGCGGAGCCATACTGAGTGTGGAACAATATGCGGTACGGATCGTCCGTGTAGGGTTGAGGCTGCATTTTTGCCAAACAAGCGAGGGCATCATCGTATCTGGCCGTCTCTATATACAGCTCAATTAAATATGGCACCCCCTGCCACATATGTCCCGTAGCTTTTCGCCGCATTTCCTCGACTGCGAGAAGCATCTCTTCTGCTCTGCTGTATTCCTTCTGCAGTGTATGTGCAAGGCCCAAGTTCATTAGAACCATGGGATCTTGTGGTCGGCATTCAAGAGCATCGTTCAGGAGCGTGATAGCTTTTTCGTTTTCTCCAAGGGAGATATAGACCATGCCAGTGTACATGTTCGCCAAGGCTTTTCCTCCAGCTTCCGAGACCTGGTGAAAATAGCGCAACGCTTTGTCGTGCTGCCCCATCTTGTAATATGTAAATCCAATGTCCCGAAGGTTGACCAACATCTCTCTTTGCGCATTGAGAGAACTGTTAATCTCGTATGCTGTTTGATGATTGTCGAGGGCCTTGTTGTGTTGGCCTATGCTGTTGTAGACTCCGCCCAAGCGGCTGTAACATTCCGCGACCGCTCTTTTGTCCTCCAGCTCTCTGCAAATTGTCAGAGCCTCCTGCAGGTGAGAGAGTGCTCTGTGGTACTGACCAATATACTGTGACCCTAATATGGTCCCTGTACTTATGAGGCTCCGTGCTATGTTTATGGGCCTTTTGGTTTGTCGATGAATCCTTATTGCTTCTTCATAGGCCTCCAACCCTTCCCCGAAATGGTTTCGTGAGCAGTGGCTCAGGCCCACTTGCTCGAGCAAGTGACCAGCGCCGACAAACAGGGGAGTCAGCTCGACAAGGTTGTGCTCTTTGTAGATTTTCAGCGCTTCATCGTAATTCAAATAAGCTCGTACGTCGTCACTCCTGCTAATTCGAATCTTGCCAGCAACGAGCAACAGTTTCGCCAGTTCGGTATTCATTTTCAATTCTCTTAACAGCGAGACCTCCACATCAAAATAGGACAGACCCTTCTCGGTCTGGCCCAGCTGAAGGTAGCTAGCACCGAGCACGTCTGCGGCCACTGCCGTATTGGTCTTGCTATTTCTTGCCTCGAAGCTCGTATATGCGCTTTGCAGGTAAGGAAGAGCCTCAGGAACCCTCTTCATGGAATAATACGTGATTCCGATATTCAGCTGCACCATTGCCTTCAAGCTCACATTGTCACCACTCTCAAGATTCTTGTAAGCTTCCGTCAAATAGGCGAGGGCCTGCTGGTACTCTTGACTCTTGTAAGCAGCGGCTCCTTTACTGAGAAGTTCGGCAACGTTGGCAGTTTGTTGAGGATGCAGGATGAGTGGGAATAACAAGACTGAAAGACAGACGTAAAGAAAAAACATCCGGTTTTTCAATTGCCAGACCTCTTTACTGCTGGTCAATTATGAGGATCAATGGGTGCTATTCAGCTTCTGCCAGATCTGAGCGAACGACGATGATTGTCTGTGGTATCAGGTAGATGTTATTCCTCTCCTCCCAAAATGTCAATAACAAGTGCCTTCTAAGTTTTCAGCGTCCAGGCGAAAAGCTCCGTGGTACTGTCTTGATTTTTCTGAGGACGTTAAAAACTGTTGACATTTTTTCGAGGAAGAGCAAGACTATTAGCACAATTTTGCCTGTGAAAATGCCGTTAGGGGTTGACGGACAGGCCCTACGAGATCTGAGAAAGTTGGTCTCCTGAGTAATCAGCATTGCTCATGGAGGCCTTTTTTATTTTGGGGGGCGAAGTGATGCCGCCCATGTGCAGTGACGGGGAAGAAACAGTTCATCGAAAGGAGGAGGGACTGAAAGGGAAAGACGCGTGCGATAGGCAACCTGAGTGCGTTGATCGGTATTCTCAACTGCCGTCTGTGCGCTAACGGACAATCTTGCCTGTGACCCTATCATGCCGATAGGCATAAACAGGCCCTGCGGGATCTGAGAAAGTTGGTCTCCCTGAGTGATCAGTAGAACTCGAGGAGACCTTTTTTTATTTGAAGAAGGAGGGAATACACATGGTGGAAGTCAAAGATGCGGCGCAGGTCGAAATCATCGACCAGCATTTGGAGAAGTCCCTGCTTGTCCCGGTCATTCTGTTCATCTTGGCGATGCTCTACGATATCTCACCCGTTGACATGATCCCGGACATTCCGGTGATCGGCCACATTGACGATGCGCTGGTCACCTTGACCGCAACACTCAATCTGCTGCAGAAGAGCCTCGGGGATTTCAGCGGTTTCCTGGCATCCCTGCTGGGCCTCGCCAAATGGTTGGTCATCTCCACGGGGATTATCGCGGTCTCATTGATCGGGCTATTTATCTGGAGCATTTCGAAACTCATGTAAGGTAAGGAAAGGAGGACATCATGAACAAGGCTGGCGGAATAATCGGAGTCATCGCGGGGGTGTTCGGGGTTGTCGCCGCAGTATTCACGTTGATTGCCGGCGGCATCGGTTCCGCGTTTGATGCGGCGGAGGCTGAGACGGTCGTCGGTCTCGGGTGGGGAGGGATGCTGTTCTCATTCCTTGCCATCGTCTTCGGTACCCTCGCAATTGTCCGCTGGAGGTGGGCGGGAATGGCCCTCATCATCTGCTCCATCCTGGGGATGGTTCTCGGGGGAACAATGGTGGCGATATGCATGGCGCTTTCATTGATCGGGGGGATACTGGCTGCCATCGGGACACGAAAAGAGATGTCAGGTGAAGACCCAAAGGCGAGCCGCAGGAAGAGGCTGGTCTGGGCAGGGGCAGGCATCGCCGTTTGCCTCGTTCTTGCCGGTATCGCGATTATGCCCGGAAAGGATGGGGCAGCGCCGAAAACCGATCCGCTGGAGGACCTTGTCGCCATGCAGCCCAGCGGTCTCAAGGCGGAAGGGGAGCTTTCCGAGATGTTTGCATTAGGGAGCAAGCATACCGATCTGCAGCGCGAGAAGAAGTCGAAGGAGATCATCGGCAAAATCGTTCAGTGGCGGCTCCCTGTCTACGAAGTGTCGAAATCCGGCGGCGGCTACAGGGTACAGACACAAACCCGTATCGGCACCGGAATGTTCGGGACGAATCTTGTGGGCACCTTTGTCCATATCACGCCGCGAAGCGACGAGGACCGCAGAATTATAGAAGCACTGAAGACGGACGACATGATCTCCTTCAAGGGGCAAATCGCGGACACGTCCCTGCGCACACTGACCATCAGGCCGGCGATCCTGTTTGGAAATCCACAGCAAGCCGAGACCAGAGCCCCTGCAGCCACGTCGCCTCCGCTGGCAGACGGCCCGAATGCCGTACCTGTCAAGCTCTCGACCGACCTGCCGACCCTTCGGGAGAATTATTCAGCGGCGGACCAGGAGATCAACGCGGTCTATGCCGACACGATGTCCAGACTCAGCACCACCGCGAAAGCACAATTAAAGGCGGAACAGATTGCCTGGATAAAGAGGAAGAAAAATGAATGCGAAACGGAAAGAGACGAAGTCAAGCGGCTGCATTGCCTGACAGTGATGACATGGGAAAGGATAGACGAGTTGAAGCAGCACGCCGGTGACGGGGATTGACGAGATGACATACCGTCCGTAGTGGAAAAATCAAAATCTTTGACAAATTTAGCGCAATGTTCTACAAATCTTATACGCAACATAATATTAGGACAATGGAAGGCAAGAAGGAATTCTACCGGAAGGTTGAGGAAGCGCTCACGTCAAAGGGGTACGAATACTACGATGGCGACAGGGACATCCCTGGCAAGGGGAGGCAGCACGCCAACAAGCCCGATTTCATTGCAGTTAAGGGCAACAGGGTCTACATCGGAGAAATCAAGTCACCGGCAGAAGGCCCCAGATCCGGCAGCTGGCGGCAGAGGCAGAACAGCGATACGGAAGAGTTTAAAAAGTCCGTATCAGTTCAGAACTTGATCTAAAAAATAAAATGAAAAATAGAGGTGGTGGAATGAAAAAACATTCCCATGCATGCACGATAATACTTTTAAGCATTATACTAACATCTTCAATTTTACTGTTTACATCATGTAAAGATTCATCAAATACTGTCACAGATTCTTCCAATACTTCTAAAGCTAATATTGACAATCCTACAATTAATGCTTCATTTGATAAAATTTATCCCAAACCATTTTTCGACACAAAGACCGGAAAAGCAACAAC
This portion of the Syntrophorhabdaceae bacterium genome encodes:
- a CDS encoding DUF1232 domain-containing protein, whose translation is MVEVKDAAQVEIIDQHLEKSLLVPVILFILAMLYDISPVDMIPDIPVIGHIDDALVTLTATLNLLQKSLGDFSGFLASLLGLAKWLVISTGIIAVSLIGLFIWSISKLM
- a CDS encoding lysozyme inhibitor LprI family protein, giving the protein MNKAGGIIGVIAGVFGVVAAVFTLIAGGIGSAFDAAEAETVVGLGWGGMLFSFLAIVFGTLAIVRWRWAGMALIICSILGMVLGGTMVAICMALSLIGGILAAIGTRKEMSGEDPKASRRKRLVWAGAGIAVCLVLAGIAIMPGKDGAAPKTDPLEDLVAMQPSGLKAEGELSEMFALGSKHTDLQREKKSKEIIGKIVQWRLPVYEVSKSGGGYRVQTQTRIGTGMFGTNLVGTFVHITPRSDEDRRIIEALKTDDMISFKGQIADTSLRTLTIRPAILFGNPQQAETRAPAATSPPLADGPNAVPVKLSTDLPTLRENYSAADQEINAVYADTMSRLSTTAKAQLKAEQIAWIKRKKNECETERDEVKRLHCLTVMTWERIDELKQHAGDGD
- a CDS encoding CHAT domain-containing protein; this encodes MKNRMFFLYVCLSVLLFPLILHPQQTANVAELLSKGAAAYKSQEYQQALAYLTEAYKNLESGDNVSLKAMVQLNIGITYYSMKRVPEALPYLQSAYTSFEARNSKTNTAVAADVLGASYLQLGQTEKGLSYFDVEVSLLRELKMNTELAKLLLVAGKIRISRSDDVRAYLNYDEALKIYKEHNLVELTPLFVGAGHLLEQVGLSHCSRNHFGEGLEAYEEAIRIHRQTKRPINIARSLISTGTILGSQYIGQYHRALSHLQEALTICRELEDKRAVAECYSRLGGVYNSIGQHNKALDNHQTAYEINSSLNAQREMLVNLRDIGFTYYKMGQHDKALRYFHQVSEAGGKALANMYTGMVYISLGENEKAITLLNDALECRPQDPMVLMNLGLAHTLQKEYSRAEEMLLAVEEMRRKATGHMWQGVPYLIELYIETARYDDALACLAKMQPQPYTDDPYRILFHTQYGSALRGKNLLKAASTEFLKAVNVSEEIRGGLKEKEGFFAAGFAGSHIRAFKSLVAVLCEGALKGDTMEPDFLPYGTTLASAAFYFAESTKARSLLEDMAASSAQHDSIGLSDDLKLREARLLNQLSSIQNEWEGVYKKRNQKDYLDLVKRKKMINEELNALISEIRAKYPRYAALHYPKPVPPEAIPLKQDETLLEYVIDDDATYLFKVKRGGLESIYKIEMGKEEIERMVNKYVRLLQDPNSTRGELLSCGKRLYGALLEKPLGDISRGNSIIIVPDGVLGLLPFEALAIEPSTDGKSIAYVGDRHRIIYFQSASILALNRMLRPSAARKILFALGDPIYSVDDRRYVAFKKGLPSIEPSESTKNEKASFRELAKHKDWGKTTEDDKAGKELEYPRLPETATEVNRIAGFYGVPLRPPDILLNLNANETGFCNVPLRDYRYLHFATHADLAGKVQGINEPFLLLGQVENKPGHNGFLTLTKVLSLDLDADLVVLSACFTGRGNAMEGEGVMNFSRAFQHAGARSVISSLWAVASLETVEFMTTFYSKLKEGTGKAEALAFARNKIKTEHPHPYFWAPFVLYGEQ